A stretch of the Coprobacillus cateniformis genome encodes the following:
- the infA gene encoding translation initiation factor IF-1 has product MAKKDDVIEVEATVLETLPNAMFQVELANGAVILAHVSGKIRMNYIRILPGDKVTVEISPYDLTRGRITFRHK; this is encoded by the coding sequence ATGGCAAAAAAAGATGACGTTATTGAAGTAGAAGCAACTGTGCTAGAAACATTACCAAATGCAATGTTCCAAGTAGAGTTGGCAAATGGAGCGGTTATCCTGGCTCACGTTTCTGGTAAAATCCGTATGAATTACATTCGCATTTTACCGGGGGATAAAGTAACCGTAGAAATTTCTCCATATGATTTAACACGTGGGCGAATTACATTTAGACATAAATAG
- a CDS encoding histidinol-phosphatase yields the protein MKKTNYHTHTYRCGHANGNEEDMIQAAIDMGIEELGMCCHVPFPHYRKHLIRSLPSVRGVRSLLSLLKAIIKDGPNMRMPYRDMETHLELLSQYQKSYEDKIKIYKGFEAEGLSVYFDYYQKLLYEHKVDYLILGHHFHKHCISNDYFGKEKMTKKDIYLYCNDVEKALETNLFSYLAHPDLFLIGYNQFDLDVQTVSRRICQKAKDLNIPLEINAGGMRRGLKNINGEQLFLYPNAHFWDIASEVGNDVIIGFDAHDPSDFNDAMYNQMIKFAQDHRLHLIDHFDFLQGDFKKFQSEYDIR from the coding sequence ATGAAGAAGACTAATTATCATACACATACATATCGTTGTGGCCATGCAAATGGTAATGAGGAAGATATGATTCAGGCTGCTATAGATATGGGAATAGAAGAATTGGGAATGTGCTGTCATGTTCCTTTTCCTCATTATCGAAAGCATTTAATTCGCTCCTTACCTTCAGTAAGAGGAGTGAGAAGTTTATTGAGTTTATTAAAAGCTATTATAAAAGATGGTCCTAATATGAGAATGCCATATAGAGATATGGAAACACATTTAGAACTTTTATCACAATATCAAAAGTCATATGAAGATAAAATAAAAATTTATAAAGGATTTGAAGCAGAAGGACTCTCTGTTTATTTTGATTATTATCAAAAACTATTATATGAACATAAGGTTGATTATTTGATATTAGGGCATCATTTTCATAAACATTGTATTTCTAATGATTATTTTGGTAAAGAGAAAATGACAAAGAAAGATATTTATCTCTATTGTAATGATGTTGAAAAGGCTCTTGAAACAAACTTATTTAGTTATTTAGCGCACCCAGATTTATTCTTAATAGGATATAATCAGTTCGATTTAGATGTACAGACTGTCTCAAGACGAATTTGCCAGAAGGCAAAGGATTTAAACATTCCATTAGAAATTAATGCCGGTGGAATGCGTAGGGGACTTAAAAATATTAATGGTGAACAATTATTTTTATATCCAAATGCTCATTTTTGGGATATAGCAAGCGAAGTTGGAAATGATGTTATCATAGGATTTGATGCACATGATCCATCCGATTTTAATGATGCTATGTACAATCAAATGATAAAGTTTGCACAAGATCATCGGTTACATTTAATTGATCATTTTGATTTTTTACAAGGAGATTTTAAGAAATTTCAATCTGAATATGATATAAGATAA
- a CDS encoding energy-coupling factor transporter ATPase codes for MSITFKEVEHTYSENTPFSYHALKGIDLNIKTGSMTALIGHTGSGKSTLIQHINALLLPTAGEIKVDDILITATDKPETLKPLRKKAGLVFQFPEYQLFEETILKDIIFGPKNFGVNEEEAIEIAKETLELVGLDESYLEKSPFDLSGGQKRRVAIAGILAMNPDILILDEPTAGLDPQGAKEMLNLFQKINQQGKTVILVSHDMNQVLEYCDDVVVMNKGRVEKHVTVDELFRETEYLTSLSIDLPMITSFILELNANGYHIDPSLKDINQLIEEIGGQINE; via the coding sequence ATGTCAATTACATTCAAAGAAGTAGAACATACATATAGTGAAAATACACCATTCTCTTATCATGCCTTAAAAGGCATTGATTTGAATATCAAAACAGGTAGTATGACAGCTCTAATAGGACATACAGGAAGCGGTAAGTCTACGCTTATACAGCATATAAATGCATTATTATTACCTACGGCAGGTGAAATAAAGGTAGATGATATTTTGATTACAGCAACAGATAAACCAGAAACATTAAAACCTTTAAGAAAAAAAGCTGGGTTAGTTTTCCAGTTCCCTGAGTATCAATTATTTGAAGAAACAATCTTAAAGGATATTATCTTTGGACCAAAGAATTTTGGTGTTAATGAAGAAGAGGCTATTGAAATTGCTAAAGAAACACTAGAATTGGTTGGATTAGATGAATCATATTTAGAAAAGTCACCTTTTGATTTATCAGGTGGTCAAAAACGTAGAGTCGCTATAGCCGGAATTTTAGCAATGAATCCAGATATTCTCATACTAGATGAACCAACAGCTGGATTGGATCCTCAAGGAGCTAAAGAAATGCTCAATTTATTTCAAAAAATTAATCAACAGGGAAAAACAGTTATTTTAGTTTCTCATGACATGAATCAAGTCTTAGAATATTGTGACGATGTTGTGGTCATGAACAAAGGGCGTGTAGAGAAACATGTGACTGTAGATGAATTATTTAGAGAAACGGAATATTTAACATCACTAAGTATAGATTTGCCAATGATTACATCATTTATTTTAGAATTAAATGCAAATGGTTATCATATTGATCCTTCACTTAAAGATATTAATCAATTAATTGAAGAAATAGGAGGGCAAATTAATGAATAA
- the rpsM gene encoding 30S ribosomal protein S13, with product MARIAGVDIPRDKRVVVSLTYIYGIGATTAKKICEATGISEDTRVKDLTEEEEGKIRKEVEKFKVEGDLRRDTALNIKRLMEIGSYRGIRHRKGLPVRGQKTKTNARTRKGKARPIAGKKK from the coding sequence ATGGCTCGTATAGCAGGTGTTGATATCCCACGTGATAAACGTGTGGTAGTTTCTTTAACTTATATCTATGGTATTGGAGCAACTACAGCTAAAAAAATCTGTGAAGCTACTGGAATCAGTGAAGATACAAGAGTTAAAGATTTAACTGAAGAAGAAGAAGGAAAAATTAGAAAAGAAGTAGAAAAATTTAAAGTTGAAGGAGACCTTCGTAGAGATACTGCATTAAACATTAAACGTTTAATGGAAATCGGTAGCTATAGAGGAATTCGTCATCGTAAAGGACTTCCAGTTCGTGGACAAAAAACAAAAACTAATGCTCGTACTCGTAAGGGTAAAGCTCGTCCAATTGCTGGTAAGAAGAAATAG
- a CDS encoding MurR/RpiR family transcriptional regulator, whose protein sequence is MLITHKIEKVHFSTSEAVIVKYILEQGEKIRDMSVSYIAQQTYTSAPLLIRIAKKLGYSGWNAFKEDYLKELEYLYSSQEVDASIPFVVSDDFMTIAHNISTLETETIQDTISLLDHDHLYKAMRLLRDTEEIDIYGVSEKVLLAQLFAEKMFFIHKHTHICSLPGDAKVQAAMSNQKHCAILISYSGQTEFVLRIAHMLKEKKTPMIAITSIADNELSRLADVALRISSREMLHTKIGDFASSTSVKCLLDILYGCIFSLNYKKNLDEKINIAKEIDDRISGFEYIDEE, encoded by the coding sequence ATGTTAATTACTCATAAAATTGAAAAAGTACATTTTTCAACAAGTGAAGCTGTTATTGTCAAATATATTCTTGAACAGGGTGAGAAGATAAGAGACATGTCAGTAAGTTATATAGCGCAACAAACCTACACATCTGCCCCATTGTTAATAAGAATTGCAAAAAAACTTGGATACTCAGGATGGAATGCTTTTAAGGAAGATTACTTGAAAGAGTTAGAATATTTATATTCATCACAAGAGGTTGATGCAAGTATACCTTTTGTTGTGAGTGATGATTTCATGACAATTGCTCACAATATATCAACACTTGAAACTGAAACTATCCAAGATACTATTTCATTACTTGACCATGATCATTTGTATAAAGCTATGAGATTGCTAAGAGATACTGAGGAAATTGATATTTATGGAGTTTCTGAAAAAGTTCTATTAGCTCAGCTTTTTGCAGAGAAAATGTTTTTTATTCATAAACACACACATATATGCAGTTTGCCAGGTGATGCTAAAGTTCAAGCAGCCATGAGTAATCAAAAGCACTGTGCAATTTTAATTTCATATTCAGGTCAAACAGAATTTGTATTAAGGATCGCTCATATGCTTAAAGAAAAGAAAACCCCAATGATTGCAATCACAAGTATTGCAGATAATGAACTTTCAAGATTAGCTGATGTTGCTTTAAGAATATCATCACGTGAAATGTTACATACAAAAATTGGTGACTTTGCATCTTCAACATCCGTGAAGTGTTTGCTTGATATTTTGTATGGATGTATCTTCTCATTAAATTATAAGAAGAATCTAGATGAGAAGATTAATATTGCTAAAGAAATAGATGATCGTATCTCTGGATTTGAATATATTGATGAAGAATAA
- the map gene encoding type I methionyl aminopeptidase yields MIVTKDQREIELMREAGRIVALVHDHLKDYIKPGVTTQDINVFCEKIIRDAGATPSFLNLYGFPGAVCTSINEVVVHGIPDNTKLREGDIISVDVGACYKGYHGDSAWTYAVGQISEDAAHLMKVTEESLYAGLAQVKPGNRLSDISHAVQIYLESHGCSTPRDYTGHGIGSQVHEDPAVPNYGAPGRGPRLKEGMALAIEPMAHLGRCETDVLDDDWTVVTRDRSLAAHYEHTIVITSDGYEILTKL; encoded by the coding sequence ATGATTGTAACAAAGGACCAAAGAGAAATTGAATTAATGAGAGAAGCTGGTCGTATTGTAGCACTTGTTCATGATCACTTGAAGGATTATATTAAGCCTGGAGTTACAACTCAAGATATTAATGTATTCTGTGAAAAGATTATTCGTGATGCTGGGGCCACACCTTCATTTCTTAATTTATATGGTTTTCCGGGAGCAGTATGTACTTCTATAAATGAAGTTGTTGTTCATGGGATTCCAGATAATACAAAGTTAAGAGAAGGAGATATTATTTCAGTAGATGTAGGCGCATGTTATAAAGGCTATCATGGCGATAGTGCTTGGACATATGCTGTTGGTCAGATTAGTGAAGATGCTGCTCATTTGATGAAAGTGACAGAAGAATCGCTATATGCAGGTCTTGCTCAAGTCAAACCTGGCAATCGTTTATCAGATATATCTCATGCTGTACAAATATATCTAGAAAGTCATGGGTGTTCAACACCACGTGATTATACTGGTCATGGAATTGGCAGCCAAGTTCATGAAGATCCAGCTGTTCCAAATTATGGTGCACCTGGCAGAGGACCTAGATTAAAAGAGGGAATGGCTCTTGCAATTGAGCCAATGGCTCATTTAGGGAGATGTGAAACAGATGTCTTAGATGATGATTGGACTGTTGTCACGAGAGATCGATCTCTTGCAGCTCACTATGAACATACTATCGTGATTACAAGTGATGGGTATGAGATTTTGACAAAACTTTAA
- a CDS encoding energy-coupling factor transporter transmembrane component T family protein — protein MNNMMFGRYLPIDSFIHRLDPRLKIGSLLLLLIAVFFDAGFLGYGILGLFVIFMIILSHIKISQILKAIKPMLFMMLFLMFFNLLFIQRGNLLFSFGFIKIYDQALLQTAYIFIRLILIIIMTTVLTATTKPLDLTLGIEHLLSPFKKVGFPTHEVAMMISIALRFIPTLLEETQRIMKAQASRGVEFSEGRLKDKIMSIVSLIIPLFISAFQRAEDLANAMESRNYNPEAKRTRYKQLHWQLADTVSLLSVLAMCTVLITMSIVL, from the coding sequence ATGAATAATATGATGTTTGGTAGATATCTACCAATTGATAGTTTTATCCATCGTTTAGATCCTCGTTTGAAAATTGGATCATTATTACTTTTGTTAATTGCTGTTTTCTTTGATGCAGGATTTTTAGGTTATGGAATTTTAGGTCTCTTTGTTATATTCATGATTATTTTATCACATATTAAAATCTCACAGATATTAAAAGCAATTAAACCAATGTTATTTATGATGCTTTTCTTAATGTTTTTTAATCTCTTATTTATTCAAAGAGGAAATCTATTGTTTTCGTTTGGTTTCATTAAAATTTATGACCAAGCTCTGTTACAAACAGCATATATATTTATACGTCTTATTCTCATTATCATTATGACAACAGTTTTGACAGCGACCACAAAGCCATTAGATCTAACATTAGGAATAGAGCATCTTTTATCTCCATTTAAGAAAGTAGGATTTCCTACTCATGAAGTTGCAATGATGATTTCTATTGCTTTACGTTTTATTCCAACTCTCTTGGAAGAAACACAAAGGATTATGAAAGCACAAGCAAGTCGCGGTGTTGAATTCTCAGAAGGGCGTTTAAAAGATAAAATTATGTCTATTGTTTCCCTCATCATTCCACTTTTTATATCTGCATTTCAAAGAGCAGAAGATTTAGCAAACGCAATGGAAAGTCGTAATTATAATCCAGAAGCAAAACGTACAAGATATAAACAGCTTCATTGGCAATTGGCTGATACAGTTTCGTTATTAAGTGTTTTAGCTATGTGTACAGTTTTAATTACTATGAGTATTGTTTTATGA
- a CDS encoding energy-coupling factor transporter ATPase: MEKIIEIKHLSFEYEEGSKTIEDISFEIQKGSYTTILGHNGSGKSTIAKLLMGLLEKKSGDIIVGGITLTEETLSEVRNQIGIVFQNPDNQFIGATVRDDIAFGLENTCVDPALMDDIIHEYAKKVNMLEFLDHEPTKLSGGQKQRVAIAGILAMSPSIIILDESTSMLDPKGKTEINALVHQLNKDKNMTILSITHDIEEAAMSDYVILLGDGHIIDTGTPENVLMKQQQIESLSLDIPFAYKISKGLQSKGIQVNDYIDKEKLVKELCQLHSKK, from the coding sequence ATGGAGAAAATAATAGAAATTAAGCATTTATCTTTTGAATATGAAGAAGGTTCAAAAACAATTGAAGATATATCTTTTGAAATTCAAAAAGGTTCATATACAACTATATTGGGACACAATGGAAGTGGCAAAAGTACTATTGCTAAGCTCTTAATGGGATTATTAGAAAAGAAGAGTGGTGATATTATTGTTGGAGGTATAACTCTTACAGAGGAAACCTTAAGTGAAGTGAGAAATCAGATAGGAATTGTATTTCAAAATCCAGATAATCAATTCATTGGTGCTACAGTTAGAGATGATATTGCGTTTGGGTTAGAGAATACATGTGTTGATCCAGCACTTATGGATGATATCATACATGAGTATGCTAAGAAGGTAAATATGTTAGAATTTTTAGACCATGAACCAACTAAGCTTTCCGGAGGTCAAAAGCAGCGTGTGGCTATTGCAGGAATCTTAGCAATGAGCCCATCTATTATCATTCTAGATGAATCAACAAGTATGCTTGATCCTAAAGGAAAAACAGAAATCAACGCATTGGTTCACCAATTAAATAAAGACAAAAATATGACTATTTTGTCAATTACACATGATATTGAAGAGGCAGCCATGTCTGACTATGTCATTTTATTAGGAGATGGACATATTATTGATACTGGAACACCTGAAAATGTATTAATGAAACAACAACAAATTGAATCTCTATCTTTAGATATTCCTTTTGCATATAAAATATCAAAAGGTCTTCAAAGTAAAGGAATTCAAGTGAATGACTATATAGATAAAGAAAAGTTGGTGAAAGAATTATGTCAATTACATTCAAAGAAGTAG
- a CDS encoding adenylate kinase, with product MNIILMGPPGAGKGTQADKLVNKFGLTQISTGDLFRKALSEQTKYGVIAKYFMQFGHLVPDDYTIEMVREYLKENTFENGFILDGFPRTIVQARELESIEKEFDFTIDAIINLDIPQDKLVKRLSGRRTCKECGATFHVEFNPPKVEGVCDKCGGELYQREDESEEAVTIRLDTYNKQTKPLIDYYTMKGTIININGDQPMEDVFKSIEKSLEGK from the coding sequence ATGAACATTATTTTAATGGGGCCTCCTGGTGCTGGTAAAGGGACTCAAGCTGACAAACTTGTTAATAAGTTTGGTTTGACACAAATATCTACTGGAGACTTATTCAGAAAAGCATTAAGTGAACAAACAAAATATGGTGTTATTGCAAAATATTTTATGCAATTTGGGCACCTTGTACCAGACGATTATACAATTGAAATGGTAAGGGAATACTTGAAAGAGAATACATTTGAAAATGGATTTATCTTAGACGGTTTCCCAAGAACAATCGTTCAAGCAAGAGAGCTTGAAAGTATTGAAAAAGAATTCGACTTTACAATTGATGCAATTATTAATTTAGATATTCCTCAAGATAAACTTGTTAAAAGATTATCTGGAAGAAGAACATGTAAAGAGTGTGGGGCAACATTCCACGTAGAGTTCAATCCACCTAAAGTTGAAGGTGTATGTGATAAATGTGGTGGAGAATTGTATCAAAGAGAAGATGAGAGCGAAGAAGCTGTCACAATCAGACTTGATACTTATAACAAACAAACAAAACCTTTGATTGATTATTATACAATGAAAGGGACAATCATTAATATTAATGGTGACCAACCTATGGAAGACGTCTTTAAAAGCATTGAAAAAAGCTTGGAGGGTAAATAA
- the rpsK gene encoding 30S ribosomal protein S11: MAKAKTNTRGKRRVKKNIAKGVAHVHSTFNNTIVTVTDEHGNVLTWSSAGALGFKGSRKSTPYAAQMAAEAAAKASMDHGMKSVEVCVKGPGPGREAAVRALQAAGLEVTAINDVTPIPHNGCRPPKRPRG; this comes from the coding sequence ATGGCAAAAGCAAAAACAAATACTCGTGGTAAAAGACGCGTTAAGAAGAATATAGCAAAAGGTGTCGCACATGTACATTCAACTTTCAATAACACTATTGTTACTGTAACTGATGAACATGGTAATGTTTTGACTTGGTCTAGTGCTGGTGCTCTTGGATTTAAAGGTTCAAGAAAGTCAACTCCATATGCAGCTCAAATGGCTGCTGAAGCTGCTGCTAAAGCATCTATGGATCATGGTATGAAATCTGTAGAAGTATGTGTAAAAGGTCCTGGTCCAGGACGTGAAGCTGCTGTAAGAGCTTTACAAGCTGCTGGATTAGAAGTTACAGCAATTAATGATGTAACACCAATTCCACATAACGGGTGTCGTCCACCAAAACGTCCTCGTGGATAA
- the rpmJ gene encoding 50S ribosomal protein L36, producing MKVRPSVKPICDKCRVIKRKGKVMVICENPKHKQRQG from the coding sequence ATGAAAGTAAGACCATCTGTAAAACCAATCTGTGACAAATGCAGAGTAATTAAACGTAAGGGTAAAGTAATGGTAATCTGTGAAAACCCTAAACATAAACAAAGACAAGGTTAA
- a CDS encoding DNA-directed RNA polymerase subunit alpha: protein MQKFEKANFNVAEYDESDNYGKFVIEPLERGFGTTLGNSLRRVLLSSIPGCAVHAVKVQGAIHEFSAVDGVVEDVTSIILNIKKLVFSIDGDDDVTMIIDVKGPAVVTGADIQCPSNVTMISNDLEIAHVAEGAHFYMEMYAHRDRGYMSADQNKKLINTIGVIATDSIYSPVVKVAYATEPTRVGQSAKYDQLTLEITTDGSVQPHEALALAAKILVEHLNMFVELTDMAMNMEVMSETEEDTSNKVLDMTIEELDLSVRSYNCLKRAGIQTVQELAAKSEDDMIKVRNLGKKSLKEVKEKLVELGLGFKPID, encoded by the coding sequence ATGCAAAAGTTTGAAAAAGCAAATTTTAATGTCGCTGAATATGATGAAAGTGATAACTATGGTAAGTTTGTCATCGAACCATTAGAAAGAGGTTTTGGAACAACTTTAGGAAACTCATTGCGTAGAGTATTATTATCATCTATTCCAGGTTGTGCAGTACATGCTGTGAAAGTTCAAGGAGCCATCCATGAATTTTCAGCAGTAGATGGTGTAGTAGAAGATGTCACTTCAATTATTTTAAATATCAAAAAGTTGGTATTTTCAATTGATGGTGATGATGATGTTACAATGATTATTGATGTGAAAGGACCTGCTGTTGTAACAGGTGCTGATATTCAATGTCCATCTAATGTCACAATGATTTCAAATGACTTAGAAATCGCTCATGTTGCTGAAGGAGCACATTTCTATATGGAAATGTATGCTCATAGAGATAGAGGATACATGAGTGCTGATCAAAACAAGAAATTGATCAATACTATCGGTGTAATTGCGACTGACTCAATCTATTCACCAGTCGTAAAAGTCGCATATGCAACTGAACCAACACGTGTTGGTCAAAGTGCAAAATATGACCAATTGACTTTAGAAATTACAACTGATGGATCAGTTCAACCACATGAAGCTTTGGCATTAGCTGCTAAGATTTTAGTGGAACACTTAAATATGTTCGTTGAATTAACTGATATGGCTATGAACATGGAAGTTATGAGCGAAACAGAAGAAGATACAAGTAACAAAGTACTAGATATGACAATTGAAGAGTTAGATTTATCTGTACGTTCTTATAACTGCTTAAAGAGAGCTGGTATTCAAACAGTTCAAGAACTTGCTGCTAAGAGTGAAGACGATATGATTAAAGTTAGAAACTTAGGTAAGAAATCTTTAAAAGAAGTGAAAGAAAAATTAGTGGAATTAGGATTAGGGTTTAAACCTATCGATTAA
- the rplQ gene encoding 50S ribosomal protein L17 — translation MAQNRKLGRVSSHRKAMLRNLATDVIMYGKIETTVTRAKEVRSIVDELITLAKRGDLHARRQAAEILQDVVDPATGKTAVQKLFDEVAPQFAEKSSGYTRVLKTYNRKGDNAPMAIIGLF, via the coding sequence ATGGCACAAAATAGAAAATTAGGGCGTGTATCATCTCATAGAAAAGCAATGTTACGTAACTTAGCTACAGATGTTATCATGTATGGAAAAATTGAAACAACAGTAACTAGAGCAAAAGAAGTTCGTTCAATCGTTGACGAATTAATCACTTTAGCTAAACGTGGAGATTTACATGCAAGAAGACAAGCTGCTGAAATATTACAAGATGTTGTAGATCCAGCAACTGGTAAAACTGCAGTTCAAAAATTATTTGATGAGGTTGCACCTCAATTTGCAGAAAAAAGTAGTGGATACACTCGTGTTTTAAAAACATATAATCGTAAAGGTGATAATGCACCAATGGCTATTATTGGTTTATTCTAA
- a CDS encoding RNA polymerase sigma factor, whose product MQKIILGMSFEDVLETYSDMITRICIVNLRNSDDAKDCYQNVFMKLFEKDIEFCSEEHLKAWLIRVCINECRNYRRVFYRLTIDIDKIIMIDNKQELTLLPEVLKLPKKYRNILYLYYYEGYHIQEISEILQMNQNTIKSYLKRGRELLRKKVGDFYE is encoded by the coding sequence ATGCAAAAGATAATATTGGGAATGAGTTTTGAAGATGTTCTTGAAACATATAGTGATATGATTACAAGAATATGCATTGTTAACTTACGTAATAGTGATGATGCAAAAGATTGTTATCAAAATGTTTTTATGAAGTTATTTGAGAAAGATATTGAATTTTGTAGTGAAGAACATCTTAAAGCATGGCTTATAAGAGTTTGTATTAATGAGTGTCGGAATTATAGAAGAGTGTTTTATAGATTGACTATAGATATAGATAAAATCATTATGATTGACAACAAACAAGAATTGACATTACTTCCTGAAGTTTTAAAACTTCCAAAGAAATATAGAAATATTTTATATTTATATTATTATGAGGGATATCATATTCAAGAAATAAGTGAAATATTACAGATGAATCAAAATACAATTAAGTCATATTTAAAAAGAGGGAGAGAACTATTAAGAAAAAAGGTTGGTGATTTTTATGAATAA
- the truA gene encoding tRNA pseudouridine(38-40) synthase TruA has protein sequence MRVKCVVSYDGSRFHGFQVQDKERTVQGEIQKALKKINEEEVIIHASGRTDAKVHAVHQVFHFDTKKDLPPQQWKRAINHFMPNDIYILDASYTDDEFHSRYSAIKKEYRYLLSTKEYNPFDTNYVFQYGRQLDIELMREASQIFIGEHNFASFCSYDQYGNTIRTLYTFDIVEEDGIITFRLIGNGFRRYMVRHLVGGIIQVGAKRISKEILSEMLESCGTKKCLFKAKPQGLYLQEVYYEED, from the coding sequence ATGAGAGTAAAATGTGTTGTCAGTTATGATGGAAGCCGATTCCATGGCTTTCAAGTTCAGGATAAAGAAAGAACTGTACAGGGAGAAATACAGAAAGCATTGAAAAAGATAAATGAGGAAGAAGTTATTATTCATGCTTCTGGAAGAACCGATGCCAAGGTACATGCAGTCCATCAAGTTTTTCATTTTGATACAAAAAAAGACTTACCACCACAACAATGGAAAAGAGCAATTAATCACTTTATGCCAAATGATATATATATATTAGATGCATCTTATACAGATGATGAGTTCCATTCACGTTATAGTGCAATAAAAAAAGAGTATCGTTATTTATTAAGTACAAAAGAATATAATCCATTTGATACAAATTATGTTTTCCAATATGGAAGACAACTTGATATAGAACTCATGAGAGAAGCATCCCAAATATTTATAGGTGAACATAATTTTGCATCTTTTTGTAGTTATGACCAGTATGGAAATACTATTCGAACACTATATACTTTTGATATTGTAGAGGAAGATGGAATAATAACATTCCGTCTCATTGGCAATGGTTTTAGAAGATATATGGTCAGACATCTTGTTGGAGGAATTATTCAAGTAGGTGCAAAACGCATTTCCAAGGAAATATTGTCAGAAATGTTAGAAAGTTGTGGAACTAAGAAATGTTTATTTAAAGCTAAACCACAGGGATTATATTTACAAGAGGTATATTATGAAGAAGACTAA